In Leptodactylus fuscus isolate aLepFus1 chromosome 2, aLepFus1.hap2, whole genome shotgun sequence, one genomic interval encodes:
- the LOC142196155 gene encoding uncharacterized protein LOC142196155, which produces MGDGAIERLNVKTGDKYARVMGLNAQEKAGSRRLLGLLDTADLLSLAGTVTKKKSTACTKAEAIDTILQNSQSAYELLNRRKVLRDIIAAYLKNEGVLITSKITKSELIQKTLVQWNQMDSCMPVVGTFMPTLITPPKKTPASDLSYSFYFHTAKSSIHSPRKDAKKTRNLEVQAQNLDEIIVNFIEVKDPVTSPSRTNPEKWVSNVTVQQREKVPGDNFCSLLLNISKMSTKSCEKEDRKEQRSPTQRQDPQTVPSRTTRAMQKTESQPANFEATTVKVAATPSTGVTQHKNVPQPLTVRPVPDKRNTKEVVKPPPSTAKAEQDTAQIWPVDCEKFARDFCEWFYPLLNSQNPSSGLQKQDWGPQHFLSHAVLQLTYMADRRKYNGCRNTCSRFLALIQEDNLSFQPNLTRGKVKCERSPKGLVVVTVGGAIMKNKTHWGIFDQVFEIVGNTSGDNWKIRSIDLKILESS; this is translated from the exons ATGGGGGATGGAGCTATAGAGCGCCTCAACGTCAAGACTGGCGATAAATATGCCA GGGTCATGGGGCTGAATGCGCAGGAAAAAGCGGGCAGCAGACGGCTGCTAGGGCTACTGGACACCGCAGATTTACTCTCCCTGGCTGGCACTGTCACTAAGAAGAAATCTACAGCGTGTACAAAGGCAG AAGCCATCGATACAATATTACAGAACAGTCAGAGTGCCTATGAGCTCCTAAACCGTAGAAAAGTCCTTCGTGACATCATTGCTGCGTACCTGAAAAATGAGGGTGTTCTTATAACCTCAAAAATCACAAAGTCTGAACTTATCCAGAAAACCCTTGTGCAATGGAATCAAATG GATTCCTGTATGCCAGTTGTGGGAACTTTTATGCCAACTTTAATAACTCCACCAAAGAAAACCCCGGCTTCCGATCTGTCTTATTCCTTCTACTTTCATACTGCTAAGTCATCCATTCATAGTCCCCGAAAAGATGCCAAAAAAACAAGGAATCTTGAAGTTCAGGCACAGAATTTGGAT GAAATCATTGTGAACTTTATTGAGGTTAAAGATCCTGTTACTTCTCCTTCAAGAACAAATCCTGAGAAGTGGGTCTCCAATGTGACGGTACAGCAGCGGGAGAAAGTCCCTGGTGATAATTTCTGCTCATTGCTTCTTAATATTTCCAAAATGTCCACAAAAAGCTGCGAAAAGGAAGACCGAAAAGAACAGAGGTCACCAACGCAACGGCAGGACCCCCAG ACTGTGCCGAGCAGGACTACCCGAGCCATGCAGAAAACAGAAAGTCAACCTGCAAATTTCGAGGCAACGACTGTCAAAGTGGCAGCTACTCCGAGTACAGGAGTCACG CAACATAAAAATGTTCCCCAGCCTCTGACTGTAAGGCCTGTACCTGATAAAAGAAATACTAAAGAAGTGGTGAAACCTCCCCCCTCCACAGCTAAG GCAGAACAAGATACAGCTCAGATATGGCCAGTCGACTGTGAAAAGTTTGCACGTGATTTCTGTGAATGGTTCTATCCTCTCCTCAACTCCCAAAATCCATCATCTGGACTACAGAAGCAAGACTGGGGCCCGCAGCACTTCCTGTCACATGCCGTACTACAGCTGACCTACATGGCAGACAGGAGAAAGTACAATGGCTGCAGAAACACATGTTCACGGTTCCTTGCGCTCATACAAGAAGATAACCTTTCTTTCCAACCAAATCTTACCCGTGGGAAAGTAAAGTGTGAGAGGTCGCCAAAAGGTCTGGTGGTGGTGACGGTAGGTGGTGCCATCATGAAGAATAAGACCCACTGGGGTATATTTGATCAGGTCTTTGAGATAGTAGGGAACACCAGTGGTGACAACTGGAAAATACGATCTATAGATCTGAAGATACTGGAAAGTTCTTAA